In bacterium, a single window of DNA contains:
- the fusA gene encoding elongation factor G: MSAHPPLARTRNIGIIAHIDAGKTTVTERFLYYSGRSHRIGEVHDGAATMDWMPQEQERGITITAAATTFAWRGHQLNLIDTPGHVDFTIEVERSLRVLDGAVAVFCGVAGVQPQTETVWHQAERYGVPTLSFVNKLDRVGADFEAVVAAIAARLKTTPLPLQIPIGLERDFRGVVDLLGGRALFWHEDDLGAALEAAPIPAELAGPAAAARAHLVETLADRDEELLAAYVEDPEPPVAAIVAALRRQTLARTVTPVLCGSALRNKGLQPLLDAVIDLLPSPEDVPPVRGTDPRTGETVERPPRAGAPLCALAFKVMTAEDRRLTYVRVYSGRLRAGDTVLNATRGEQEKVARLFRMHANKRERLDEAVAGDIVAAAGLKTAATGDTLTAPGHPVLLEPMRFSNPVIALAVEPRGSADTDRLAHALGKLAAEDPTLSVRTDPESGQNIVSGMGELHLEIVLDRLEREFHVPVRSGRPQVIYRETISREADRAAEFQREIAGQTVRAEVAVHLRPLPRGAGERVFISPLPLEPPEAIAEAVRGGITDSLGAGMLGGYPLVDLEARVTRIVFRPDDPLALGYRIAAARAFREATGIAGLILLEPLMRLEVVTPEEFTGEIIRDLAGRRGRVDGMHPHGGVRRIEAVAPLRELFGYSTALRSLSQGRASFSLHFSGYGEAPPEKEAT; the protein is encoded by the coding sequence GTGAGCGCGCATCCGCCGCTGGCCCGCACGCGCAACATCGGCATCATCGCCCACATCGACGCCGGCAAGACCACGGTCACCGAGCGCTTCCTCTACTACTCCGGGCGCAGCCACCGCATCGGCGAGGTCCACGACGGCGCGGCGACGATGGACTGGATGCCCCAGGAGCAGGAGCGCGGGATCACGATCACCGCGGCGGCGACGACCTTCGCCTGGCGCGGCCACCAGCTGAACCTCATCGACACGCCGGGGCACGTCGACTTCACCATCGAGGTCGAGCGCTCGCTGCGCGTGCTCGACGGCGCGGTCGCGGTCTTCTGCGGGGTCGCGGGCGTGCAGCCGCAGACCGAGACCGTCTGGCACCAGGCCGAGCGCTACGGGGTGCCCACGCTCTCGTTCGTGAACAAGCTCGACCGCGTCGGCGCCGACTTCGAGGCGGTGGTCGCGGCCATCGCCGCGCGCCTGAAGACGACGCCGCTGCCGCTGCAGATCCCCATCGGCCTCGAGCGCGACTTCCGCGGCGTCGTCGACCTGCTCGGGGGCCGCGCCCTCTTCTGGCACGAGGACGACCTGGGCGCCGCGCTCGAGGCCGCGCCGATCCCCGCGGAGCTCGCCGGGCCCGCCGCCGCCGCGCGCGCCCACCTCGTCGAGACCCTCGCGGACCGCGACGAGGAGCTGCTTGCCGCCTACGTCGAGGACCCCGAACCGCCCGTCGCGGCCATCGTCGCCGCGCTGCGGCGGCAGACGCTCGCGCGCACGGTGACCCCGGTGCTCTGCGGCAGCGCGCTGCGCAACAAGGGGCTCCAGCCGCTGCTCGACGCGGTGATCGACCTGCTGCCGTCGCCCGAGGACGTGCCCCCGGTGCGCGGCACCGACCCGCGCACCGGCGAGACGGTCGAGCGGCCGCCGCGGGCGGGCGCGCCGCTGTGCGCGCTGGCGTTCAAGGTCATGACCGCGGAGGACCGCCGCCTCACCTACGTGCGCGTCTACTCGGGGCGCCTGCGCGCCGGCGACACGGTCCTCAACGCGACGCGCGGCGAGCAGGAGAAGGTGGCGCGCCTCTTCCGCATGCACGCGAACAAGCGCGAGCGCCTCGACGAGGCGGTGGCCGGCGACATCGTCGCCGCCGCGGGGCTCAAGACGGCCGCGACCGGCGACACGCTGACGGCGCCCGGGCATCCCGTCCTGCTCGAGCCGATGCGCTTCTCCAACCCCGTGATCGCGCTGGCCGTCGAGCCGCGCGGCAGCGCCGACACCGACCGTCTCGCGCACGCCCTCGGCAAGCTGGCCGCGGAGGACCCCACCCTCTCGGTGCGCACCGACCCCGAGAGCGGGCAGAACATCGTCTCGGGGATGGGCGAGCTGCACCTGGAGATCGTGCTCGACCGCCTCGAGCGGGAGTTCCACGTGCCCGTGCGCTCCGGCAGGCCGCAGGTCATCTACCGCGAGACGATCTCGCGCGAGGCCGACCGCGCCGCGGAGTTCCAGCGGGAGATCGCGGGGCAGACGGTGCGCGCCGAGGTGGCGGTGCACCTGCGGCCGCTCCCGCGCGGCGCCGGCGAGCGGGTCTTCATCAGTCCGCTGCCGCTCGAGCCGCCGGAGGCGATCGCGGAGGCGGTCCGCGGGGGGATCACCGACTCCCTCGGCGCCGGCATGCTCGGCGGCTATCCCCTCGTCGACCTCGAGGCCCGGGTCACGCGGATCGTGTTCCGCCCGGACGATCCGCTGGCCCTGGGGTACCGCATCGCGGCGGCGCGCGCCTTCCGCGAGGCCACCGGCATCGCCGGCCTGATCCTGCTCGAGCCGCTGATGCGCCTGGAGGTGGTGACGCCCGAGGAGTTCACCGGGGAGATCATCCGCGACCTGGCCGGCCGGCGCGGGCGCGTCGACGGCATGCACCCCCACGGCGGCGTGCGCCGGATCGAGGCGGTCGCGCCGCTGCGCGAGCTCTTCGGCTACTCGACCGCGCTGCGCTCGCTCTCGCAGGGCCGCGCCTCCTTCTCGCTGCACTTCTCCGGGTACGGCGAGGCCCCGCCCGAGAAGGAGGCGACCTAG
- a CDS encoding cytochrome C — protein MLAKMLGTLVVVAAVAASAQAAPPAGGSGAKQGAAPAGKKSAADAAAQQLARGRYLVKIAGCNECHTAGYAAAAGAVPEESWVLGDTVGYRGAWGTTYPANLRLFVARLSEQEWIAAVKKLQTRPPMPWYGVRELWPGDLVAMYRYMRKLGPSGIAAPAFVPPGTEPKGPFVQYPAPARK, from the coding sequence ATGCTCGCAAAGATGCTCGGAACGCTGGTTGTCGTCGCGGCCGTCGCCGCCTCCGCGCAGGCTGCGCCTCCGGCCGGCGGGAGCGGCGCGAAGCAGGGCGCGGCGCCCGCCGGCAAGAAGTCCGCGGCGGACGCAGCCGCCCAGCAGTTGGCGCGGGGCCGCTATCTCGTGAAGATCGCCGGCTGCAACGAGTGCCACACGGCCGGCTACGCCGCGGCCGCCGGCGCCGTGCCGGAGGAGTCCTGGGTGCTCGGCGACACCGTGGGCTATCGCGGCGCCTGGGGGACGACGTACCCGGCGAACCTGCGGCTGTTCGTGGCCCGCCTCTCGGAGCAGGAGTGGATCGCGGCGGTGAAGAAGCTCCAGACCCGCCCGCCCATGCCCTGGTACGGGGTGCGCGAGCTGTGGCCGGGGGACCTCGTCGCGATGTACCGCTACATGCGGAAGCTCGGGCCGTCGGGCATCGCGGCTCCGGCGTTCGTCCCGCCCGGCACCGAGCCGAAGGGGCCCTTCGTCCAGTACCCGGCGCCCGCCAGGAAATAG
- a CDS encoding ABC transporter ATP-binding protein translates to MRTFAAYRPLAPTFARSRRDLLLGLAALVLTNAATFALPWILKRAVDDLHTGISRDALATYVGLILVAALVQGLFRYWARLLLIGVSRDVEYDLRNLLLARLLSHAPVFFQRYRTGDLMSRATADIEAVRMVIGPGIMQLGNTVCTFAIAVAMMLSLSPALTLWSLLPLPLIAAVMYFSAQAYHRLYLAVQVQQAALNTVAQENFTGIRVVKTYALEPHQRRSFFAANGAYLEHSMALARALGFFHPLVAMVAGTGTLIVLWAGGRGIIEGRITLGTLVAFMALFGLLTWPTIALGWVISLLQRGSAAMGRIREVLDAPEEIADPLEPLPLPRTPEGAALELRDVTFAYPGRAEPALRGVSLRVAPGERIALVGRTGAGKSTLLALIPRLWAVADGSILVDGTDVNRVRVAELRGQIGFVPQETFLFSDTIAENIGFVGADAAPADLAAVEAAGRLAALEADVAALPDGYGTVVGERGVTLSGGQKQRVAIARALARAPRLLILDDALSSVDTETEERILAAVAAPGGGRTLLFVSHRLSTIRRADRICVLEGGALVEVGTHEELMAREGAYRRLVERQLLEEELEREGA, encoded by the coding sequence GTGAGGACCTTCGCCGCCTACCGCCCGCTCGCGCCGACCTTCGCCCGCAGCCGCCGCGATCTGCTGCTGGGGCTGGCGGCGCTGGTGCTGACCAACGCGGCGACGTTCGCGCTCCCGTGGATCCTCAAGCGCGCCGTGGACGACCTGCACACCGGGATCAGCCGGGACGCGCTCGCGACGTACGTCGGGCTGATCCTGGTGGCTGCGCTCGTCCAGGGCCTCTTCCGCTACTGGGCGCGGCTGCTGCTCATCGGCGTCTCGCGCGACGTCGAGTACGACCTGCGCAACCTGCTCCTCGCCCGCCTGCTCTCGCACGCCCCCGTCTTCTTCCAGCGCTATCGCACCGGCGACCTCATGAGCCGCGCCACGGCGGACATCGAGGCGGTGCGGATGGTCATCGGCCCCGGCATCATGCAGCTGGGCAACACGGTGTGCACGTTCGCCATCGCGGTCGCGATGATGCTCTCGCTCAGCCCCGCCCTGACCCTCTGGTCGCTGCTGCCCCTGCCCCTGATCGCCGCCGTGATGTACTTCTCGGCGCAGGCCTACCACCGCCTGTACCTCGCCGTGCAGGTGCAGCAGGCGGCGCTGAACACGGTGGCGCAGGAGAACTTCACGGGCATCCGGGTGGTCAAGACGTACGCCCTCGAGCCCCACCAGCGCCGGAGCTTCTTCGCGGCGAACGGGGCCTACCTCGAGCACAGCATGGCGCTGGCGCGCGCCCTCGGGTTCTTCCACCCGCTGGTCGCGATGGTCGCGGGCACCGGGACGCTGATCGTGCTCTGGGCCGGCGGGCGCGGCATCATCGAGGGCCGGATCACCCTCGGCACCCTGGTGGCCTTCATGGCCCTCTTCGGCCTGCTGACCTGGCCGACGATCGCCCTCGGGTGGGTGATCAGCCTCCTGCAGCGCGGGTCGGCGGCGATGGGGCGCATCCGCGAGGTCCTCGATGCGCCGGAGGAGATCGCCGACCCCCTGGAGCCGCTGCCGCTGCCGCGGACGCCCGAGGGCGCGGCGCTGGAACTGCGCGACGTGACCTTCGCCTACCCCGGGCGTGCCGAGCCCGCGCTGCGCGGCGTGAGCCTGCGGGTCGCCCCCGGCGAGCGCATCGCCCTCGTCGGCCGCACCGGCGCCGGCAAGTCGACGCTCCTCGCGCTCATCCCCCGCCTCTGGGCGGTGGCCGACGGCAGCATCCTTGTCGACGGGACCGACGTCAACCGCGTGCGCGTGGCGGAGCTGCGCGGGCAGATCGGCTTCGTCCCGCAGGAGACGTTCCTCTTCTCCGACACCATCGCCGAGAACATCGGCTTCGTCGGGGCGGACGCCGCACCCGCGGACCTCGCCGCCGTCGAGGCCGCGGGGCGGCTCGCCGCCCTCGAGGCCGACGTCGCGGCGCTCCCCGACGGCTACGGCACCGTGGTCGGGGAGCGCGGGGTCACGCTCTCGGGGGGCCAGAAGCAGCGCGTCGCCATCGCGCGCGCGCTCGCGCGGGCGCCGCGGCTGCTCATCCTCGACGACGCGCTCTCCTCCGTGGACACGGAGACCGAGGAGCGGATCCTCGCCGCGGTCGCCGCGCCCGGCGGCGGGCGCACGCTGCTCTTTGTGTCGCACCGGCTCTCGACCATCCGCCGTGCCGACCGCATCTGCGTCCTCGAAGGGGGCGCGCTTGTCGAGGTCGGCACCCACGAGGAGCTCATGGCCCGGGAGGGGGCGTACCGCAGACTCGTCGAGCGGCAGCTGCTCGAGGAGGAGCTGGAGCGCGAGGGGGCCTGA
- a CDS encoding ABC transporter ATP-binding protein: MRHDHLIDEIEPKGFDRHLLRRLLAYLAPYRWRVALAILLLLAASALSLVGPYLVKLGIDEHIATGDLAGLDRIAVLFFAVALAGFVLRYAQTLLTYRIGQLAMLDLRLAVFDRIEAQPLAYFDRTPTGRLMTRVGSDVEVLQELFSTGAITVFGDLFTVLGVVVAMLAINARLALVSFAVLPLLFGATVFFRSRVRRSFRAIRQKVARMNAFLNEHVGGIVVVKLFSREAPAAARFERINDEHRQAFMGAVLAYAVFFPVVELIGAVAVALLLGYGGAQILAGALSFGGLVAFLEYVQRFYKPVQDLAEKFNILQSAMAAAERIFGVLDTEPAITDPPAPLPVTRARGAVEFRDVHFAYEPGEEVLRGISLRVEPGETVAIVGATGSGKTSLVSLLARLYDPQRGTVLLDGVDVRAYAQRDLRRQMAVVLQDVFLFSGSVLENIALGDPGIDRDAAVAAARRVGADGFVRALPRGYDTAVGERGVLLSVGERQLLSFARALAHDPPLLVLDEATSSVDSQSEALIQQALAVLFAGRTSIVIAHRLSTIRDADRIVALQRGRIRESGTHAELLRAGGLYAKLHRLQYVGG, from the coding sequence ATGCGCCACGACCACCTCATCGACGAGATCGAGCCGAAAGGCTTCGACCGGCACCTGCTGCGCCGGCTGCTGGCGTACCTCGCGCCGTACCGCTGGCGCGTGGCGCTCGCCATCCTGCTCCTGCTCGCCGCCTCCGCCCTCTCGCTCGTGGGCCCCTACCTCGTGAAGCTGGGCATCGACGAGCACATCGCGACCGGGGACCTCGCCGGGCTCGACCGCATCGCGGTGCTCTTCTTCGCCGTCGCCCTCGCGGGCTTCGTGCTGCGCTACGCCCAGACGCTGCTCACCTACCGCATCGGGCAGCTGGCGATGCTGGACCTGCGCCTGGCCGTCTTCGACCGCATCGAGGCGCAGCCCCTGGCGTACTTCGACCGCACGCCGACCGGGCGCCTCATGACCCGCGTGGGCTCCGACGTCGAAGTCCTCCAGGAGCTGTTCTCGACCGGCGCGATCACCGTCTTCGGGGACCTGTTCACCGTGCTCGGGGTGGTCGTGGCGATGCTCGCGATCAACGCGCGGCTCGCGCTCGTGTCCTTCGCGGTGCTGCCGCTGCTGTTTGGCGCGACCGTGTTCTTCCGCAGCCGCGTCCGGCGCTCCTTCCGCGCGATCCGCCAGAAGGTCGCGCGCATGAATGCCTTCCTCAACGAGCACGTCGGTGGGATCGTCGTCGTGAAGCTCTTCTCCCGCGAGGCGCCGGCGGCCGCGCGCTTCGAGCGCATCAACGACGAGCACCGGCAGGCCTTCATGGGCGCGGTGCTCGCCTACGCCGTCTTCTTCCCCGTCGTGGAGCTGATCGGGGCGGTCGCCGTGGCGCTCCTGCTCGGCTACGGCGGCGCGCAGATCCTCGCCGGGGCGCTCTCCTTCGGCGGGCTCGTCGCCTTCCTCGAGTACGTGCAGCGCTTCTACAAGCCGGTGCAGGACCTCGCGGAGAAATTCAACATCCTCCAGTCCGCGATGGCGGCGGCCGAGCGGATCTTCGGCGTGCTCGACACCGAGCCGGCGATCACGGACCCGCCCGCGCCGCTGCCCGTGACCAGGGCGCGCGGCGCGGTCGAGTTCCGTGACGTGCACTTCGCGTACGAGCCGGGCGAGGAGGTCCTGCGCGGCATCTCGCTGCGCGTGGAGCCCGGCGAGACGGTCGCCATCGTCGGCGCGACCGGCTCCGGCAAGACCTCCCTCGTCAGCCTGCTCGCGCGCCTCTACGATCCGCAGCGGGGGACCGTGCTCCTCGACGGCGTGGACGTGCGCGCGTACGCGCAACGCGACCTGCGGCGGCAGATGGCGGTCGTCCTGCAGGACGTGTTCCTCTTCTCGGGCAGCGTCCTCGAGAACATCGCGCTGGGCGACCCCGGCATCGACCGGGACGCCGCGGTGGCGGCGGCGCGGCGCGTCGGCGCCGACGGCTTCGTCCGCGCCCTGCCCCGCGGCTACGACACGGCAGTGGGGGAGCGGGGCGTCCTGCTCTCCGTCGGCGAGCGGCAGCTGCTGTCGTTCGCGCGGGCGCTGGCCCACGACCCGCCGCTGCTGGTCCTCGACGAGGCGACGTCCTCGGTCGATTCACAGAGCGAGGCGCTCATCCAGCAGGCGCTCGCGGTGCTCTTCGCGGGACGCACGTCGATCGTCATCGCGCACCGGCTCTCGACGATCCGCGATGCCGACCGCATCGTGGCGCTCCAGCGCGGGCGGATCCGCGAGTCCGGGACGCATGCCGAGCTGCTGCGCGCCGGCGGCCTCTACGCCAAGCTCCACCGCCTGCAATACGTCGGCGGCTGA
- a CDS encoding nucleotide-binding protein translates to MKQAIRMLVAVGVVCAVPVACKSKAPEVAPQPQASAPAPMSPGEGMEKPPGHPPTGMPGGMPAASAPTQSAAGKLITGKVVETMNAGSYTYVQVDDGKSKVWAAAPQFDVKKGETVTIPEGMPMANYKSNTLNRTFDVVYFVGAIAKGDKLPAGAAAPGGGMGMSGMPGMGGGDMAAQMPEGAHPKLDPTQAAKDANVSFTNIKKADKTVGDIYAGKGALGGKDVSVRGKVVKFSPQIMGKNWIHVQDGTGQAGGNDLTITTMDEAKVGDTVLINGKITLNKDFGMGYKYDLIIEDGKVKVE, encoded by the coding sequence ATGAAGCAGGCCATACGGATGTTGGTGGCGGTCGGGGTCGTGTGCGCGGTCCCCGTTGCCTGCAAGAGCAAGGCGCCCGAGGTTGCCCCGCAGCCCCAGGCCTCGGCACCGGCGCCGATGAGCCCCGGCGAGGGCATGGAGAAGCCGCCCGGTCACCCGCCGACGGGCATGCCCGGCGGCATGCCCGCGGCGTCCGCCCCGACGCAGTCCGCCGCCGGCAAGCTGATCACCGGCAAAGTCGTCGAGACGATGAACGCCGGCAGCTACACCTACGTGCAGGTCGACGACGGCAAGTCCAAGGTCTGGGCGGCGGCGCCGCAGTTCGACGTGAAGAAGGGCGAGACGGTCACCATCCCCGAGGGGATGCCGATGGCCAACTACAAGAGCAACACGCTCAACCGCACCTTCGACGTGGTTTACTTCGTCGGGGCCATCGCCAAGGGCGACAAGCTGCCGGCCGGCGCGGCCGCGCCGGGCGGCGGGATGGGGATGTCCGGCATGCCCGGCATGGGCGGCGGCGACATGGCGGCGCAGATGCCGGAGGGGGCGCACCCGAAGCTCGATCCGACGCAGGCCGCGAAGGACGCGAACGTCTCGTTCACGAACATCAAGAAGGCCGACAAGACCGTCGGCGACATCTACGCGGGCAAGGGCGCGCTGGGCGGCAAGGACGTGTCGGTGCGCGGCAAGGTCGTCAAGTTCAGCCCCCAGATCATGGGCAAGAACTGGATCCACGTGCAGGACGGCACCGGCCAGGCCGGGGGCAACGACCTGACGATCACGACGATGGACGAGGCCAAGGTCGGCGACACCGTGCTGATCAACGGCAAGATCACGCTCAACAAGGACTTCGGGATGGGGTACAAGTACGACCTGATCATCGAGGACGGGAAGGTCAAGGTCGAGTAG
- a CDS encoding ATP-binding protein, whose translation MSEAPRVGGVRALFSARMLLTAWLPCLGITALHYGAPTHHGQVHEVLRRLYYLPILFAAFSEGFRGGITLSLFASAAYFPHAFTSLVAQDPADALVKGLEILLFNIVAVVAGLLVDRERGERRKQERLARELADALAEQRRIEAQLIRAGRLGALGELTAGIAHEIKNPLHALKGTAEILRDVVPADAPERRMLELHIGEIDRLAQTAERFLTFARPRPADRRPLDLREVVRRVVALVETQARKQGVTVAFQPGEGATEEVSGDADQLTQLLLNVALNGVQAMAPRGGGTLSFILGAAEQGGRRFQVVRVTNTGPPIPADQLERVFDPFFTTKDGGTGLGLAIASRIADQHEGVLEARNLPGGAGVEFSLSLPAA comes from the coding sequence ATGTCTGAGGCGCCCCGCGTGGGCGGCGTGCGCGCGCTCTTCAGCGCCCGCATGCTCCTGACGGCGTGGCTGCCGTGCCTGGGGATCACGGCGCTGCACTACGGCGCGCCGACGCACCACGGCCAGGTGCACGAGGTGCTGCGGCGCCTCTACTACCTGCCCATCCTCTTCGCCGCCTTCTCGGAGGGGTTCCGCGGGGGGATCACGCTCTCGCTGTTCGCCTCCGCCGCGTACTTCCCGCATGCCTTCACGAGCCTCGTCGCGCAGGATCCCGCGGACGCGCTCGTCAAGGGGCTGGAGATCCTGCTGTTCAACATCGTCGCCGTCGTGGCCGGGCTGCTGGTCGACCGCGAGCGAGGCGAGCGGCGCAAGCAGGAGCGGCTGGCGCGGGAGCTGGCCGACGCCCTCGCCGAGCAGCGCCGGATCGAGGCCCAGCTCATCCGCGCGGGGCGGCTCGGCGCGCTCGGCGAACTGACCGCCGGGATCGCGCACGAGATCAAGAACCCGCTGCACGCGCTCAAGGGGACGGCCGAGATCCTGCGGGACGTCGTCCCCGCGGACGCCCCGGAGCGGCGGATGCTCGAGCTGCACATCGGCGAGATCGACCGGCTGGCGCAGACGGCGGAGCGCTTCCTGACCTTCGCGCGGCCGCGCCCCGCGGACCGCAGGCCCCTGGATCTGCGCGAGGTCGTCCGCCGCGTCGTCGCGCTGGTGGAGACGCAGGCGCGCAAGCAGGGAGTGACGGTCGCCTTCCAGCCCGGCGAAGGCGCGACGGAGGAGGTGTCGGGCGACGCGGACCAGCTCACCCAGTTGCTGCTGAACGTCGCGCTCAACGGGGTGCAGGCGATGGCGCCGCGGGGCGGGGGGACGCTGAGCTTTATCCTCGGCGCGGCCGAGCAGGGCGGACGGCGCTTCCAGGTCGTGCGCGTGACCAACACCGGGCCGCCCATCCCCGCCGACCAGCTCGAGCGCGTGTTCGACCCGTTCTTCACGACCAAGGACGGAGGGACGGGGCTCGGGCTGGCCATCGCCTCGCGCATCGCTGACCAGCACGAGGGCGTGCTGGAGGCCCGCAACCTCCCCGGCGGCGCCGGCGTGGAGTTCAGCCTCTCGCTTCCTGCGGCGTGA
- a CDS encoding sigma-54 dependent transcriptional regulator has product MPAGSAGGGRTGAGRILFIDDDEAGREVALFNLRRAGHEVTAAPDGREGLALFSPARFDLVITDLKMPGVSGLEVLRAVRGRAPDVPVLVITAFGNVETAVAAMKEGAEDFIGKPFHREQLLLAVDKALERRRLAAEVRDLRIRAGGVERAIVSVSAAMARVLEVADRVAPTDATVLVTGESGTGKEAVARRIHVRSRRVDGPFVAVNCAAIPGELLESELFGHTRGAFTGAVRERPGRFRQAAGGTLFLDEIAEIPLALQAKLLRTLQERVVDVVGGDAPVPVDVRIVAATNRDLPERIREGAFREDLYYRLNVVEIRVPPLRERPEDIPPLVEHFMRELSADRELSVPPAVMAELAARPWPGNVRELKNACERLAILSRGGEVALGDLPPAPRGREDAAAAETEAEGWPPLPPEGLSLVDLEKKVIERALRLKGGNISQAAAYLRVPRHILVYRIEKHGIRRNV; this is encoded by the coding sequence ATGCCAGCGGGCTCGGCGGGGGGCGGCCGCACCGGCGCCGGCCGCATCCTGTTCATCGACGACGACGAGGCGGGGCGCGAGGTCGCGCTCTTCAACCTGCGCCGGGCGGGGCACGAGGTGACGGCGGCGCCCGACGGGCGCGAGGGGCTGGCACTGTTCTCCCCGGCGCGGTTCGACCTGGTGATCACGGACCTGAAGATGCCCGGGGTCTCCGGCCTGGAGGTGCTGCGCGCCGTACGGGGGCGGGCGCCCGACGTCCCGGTGCTGGTGATCACCGCCTTCGGCAACGTCGAGACCGCGGTCGCCGCCATGAAGGAGGGGGCGGAGGACTTCATCGGCAAGCCCTTCCACCGGGAGCAGCTGCTGCTGGCGGTCGACAAGGCCCTCGAGCGGCGGCGGCTCGCGGCCGAGGTGCGCGACCTGCGGATCCGCGCCGGCGGCGTGGAGCGCGCGATCGTCAGCGTCTCCGCGGCGATGGCCCGCGTCCTCGAGGTCGCCGACCGCGTCGCGCCCACGGACGCGACGGTGCTGGTCACCGGGGAGAGCGGCACCGGCAAGGAGGCGGTGGCGCGGCGCATCCACGTGCGCTCGCGGCGCGTGGATGGACCGTTCGTCGCCGTCAACTGCGCGGCGATCCCCGGCGAGCTGCTCGAGTCCGAGCTCTTCGGCCACACGCGCGGCGCCTTCACCGGCGCGGTGCGCGAACGCCCCGGGCGCTTCCGGCAGGCGGCGGGCGGCACGCTCTTCCTCGACGAGATCGCCGAGATCCCGCTCGCGCTGCAGGCGAAGCTGCTGCGGACGCTCCAGGAGCGCGTCGTGGACGTCGTCGGCGGCGATGCCCCCGTGCCGGTGGATGTGCGGATCGTCGCGGCCACCAACCGCGACCTGCCGGAGCGGATCCGCGAGGGCGCCTTCCGCGAGGATCTCTACTACCGGCTCAACGTCGTGGAGATCCGCGTGCCGCCGCTGCGCGAGCGCCCCGAGGACATCCCGCCGCTGGTGGAGCACTTCATGCGCGAGCTCAGCGCCGACCGCGAGCTGTCGGTGCCGCCGGCGGTGATGGCGGAGCTGGCGGCGCGGCCGTGGCCGGGCAACGTGCGCGAGCTGAAGAACGCCTGCGAGCGCCTGGCGATCCTCAGCCGCGGCGGCGAGGTCGCCCTCGGGGACCTGCCGCCGGCGCCGCGCGGGCGCGAGGACGCCGCCGCGGCCGAGACCGAAGCCGAAGGCTGGCCGCCGCTGCCGCCCGAGGGGCTCTCGCTCGTGGACCTCGAGAAGAAGGTCATCGAGCGCGCGCTGCGGCTCAAGGGCGGGAACATCAGCCAGGCCGCCGCGTACCTGCGCGTGCCGCGGCACATCCTCGTCTACCGCATCGAGAAGCACGGGATCCGGCGCAATGTCTGA
- the plsY gene encoding glycerol-3-phosphate 1-O-acyltransferase PlsY has product MEALWPLAGFVAGSIPCSYLAGRLIAGRDVRREGSGNVGATNVFRVAGRAAGITAAGGDVLKSVAPLLAARLAGVGPAWLAATGAAVVLGHCYSPFLGFRGGKGVISTVVVALVLCWQAAVAFGAVWLSLFFALGYVSLASIAGALALPAVAALAGAERPVTLLFAALAVFVLFKHRANVQRLRAGTESRMRSR; this is encoded by the coding sequence ATGGAGGCGCTCTGGCCGCTCGCCGGCTTCGTCGCCGGCTCGATCCCCTGCAGCTACCTGGCAGGGCGCCTCATCGCCGGGCGGGACGTGCGACGCGAGGGGAGCGGGAACGTCGGCGCGACGAACGTCTTCCGCGTGGCCGGGCGCGCGGCCGGCATCACCGCGGCGGGCGGGGACGTGCTCAAGAGCGTGGCGCCGCTGCTGGCGGCGCGGCTGGCGGGCGTCGGGCCCGCCTGGCTGGCCGCGACGGGGGCCGCGGTGGTGCTGGGGCACTGCTACTCGCCCTTTCTCGGGTTCCGGGGCGGCAAGGGGGTCATCTCCACGGTCGTGGTGGCGCTGGTGCTGTGCTGGCAGGCGGCGGTGGCGTTCGGCGCCGTCTGGCTGTCGCTCTTCTTCGCGCTCGGCTACGTCTCGCTCGCCTCGATCGCCGGCGCGCTCGCGCTGCCGGCGGTCGCGGCGCTGGCCGGGGCCGAGCGCCCGGTCACGCTCCTCTTCGCGGCGCTGGCGGTGTTCGTGCTGTTCAAGCACCGGGCGAACGTGCAGCGCCTGCGCGCGGGCACCGAGTCCCGCATGCGGAGCAGGTAG